One segment of Anomalospiza imberbis isolate Cuckoo-Finch-1a 21T00152 chromosome 2, ASM3175350v1, whole genome shotgun sequence DNA contains the following:
- the POLR1D gene encoding protein POLR1D isoform X3, with translation MGAMGWLKCPLAGTNKRFLINTIKNTLPSQKEQDQEREQKEDDKESEPNKSRKEEKPKKRRIHPYTPSFQSRRRISYSPPRHQSRSQHTKDKHEKRSSKR, from the coding sequence GTTGAAATGTCCTCTTGCTGGTACAAATAAAAGATTTCTTATTAATACCATCAAAAACACATTGCCATCTCAAAAAGAACAAGACCAAGAGCGAGAGCAGAAGGAAGATGATAAGGAGTCTGAACCAaacaaaagcaggaaagaagaaaaaccaaagaaacGCAGAATTCATCCATATACACCCAGCTTTCAATCCAGAAGGAGAATCAGCTACTCTCCTCCAAGGCACCAAAGCAGGAGCCAGCACACAAAGGATAAACATGAAAAGCGATCAAGCAAGCGATGA